A region from the Clostridium beijerinckii genome encodes:
- a CDS encoding TIGR03905 family TSCPD domain-containing protein, producing MYSYKTSGVCSSVINLEITNNIVENVEFVGGCAGNLLGIGHLVKGMPVDEVIDKLGGISCKTKGTSCPDQLSKALLEWKKENMA from the coding sequence ATGTATTCATATAAAACATCAGGTGTTTGTTCATCTGTAATTAATCTTGAAATTACAAACAATATCGTTGAAAATGTAGAATTTGTTGGAGGTTGTGCCGGAAATCTTTTAGGTATTGGACACTTAGTAAAAGGCATGCCTGTAGATGAAGTTATTGATAAGTTAGGCGGAATAAGTTGTAAAACCAAAGGAACATCTTGTCCAGATCAACTATCTAAAGCTTTGTTAGAATGGAAAAAAGAGAATATGGCATAG
- a CDS encoding DUF4364 domain-containing protein produces MYESSSELAENKLLMLYVLKSIKDPISNTQLTEIILENNFMNYFTFQQYLAELEDSRFVEYHEANDKKLLALTEKGDNVLSFFKDRISPSKIAIIVDYIKDKIGSIKKELTIQADYTLGESDDSFIVDLKAIEDQSLLMELKLSVPTKKQATSICTKWKENPSEIYTNIINIFINN; encoded by the coding sequence ATGTACGAAAGCTCATCAGAACTCGCAGAAAACAAATTATTAATGTTATATGTATTAAAATCAATAAAAGACCCAATATCAAATACTCAGCTTACAGAAATAATTCTTGAGAATAACTTTATGAATTATTTTACATTTCAACAATATTTGGCTGAGCTTGAAGATTCTAGATTCGTTGAATATCATGAAGCTAATGATAAAAAATTACTCGCATTAACAGAAAAAGGAGATAATGTTCTTTCTTTCTTTAAAGATAGAATATCCCCTTCAAAAATAGCTATTATTGTCGACTATATAAAAGATAAGATAGGATCTATAAAAAAGGAATTAACTATCCAAGCTGACTATACTCTTGGTGAAAGTGATGATAGTTTTATAGTTGATCTTAAGGCCATAGAAGATCAATCTTTATTAATGGAATTAAAATTATCAGTTCCTACTAAAAAACAAGCAACTTCAATTTGCACAAAATGGAAAGAAAATCCGTCTGAAATATATACTAACATAATTAATATATTTATTAATAATTAA
- a CDS encoding deacetylase: MIWKKKRIEIDLILIIFLIVISIGINKTTQAMVNSHEENPIYCVDTKENAVSLTFDVNWTEKDNIDVILNILNKYNIKGTFFVMGGWVNYSEDNVNKLKAIKEGGHEIGNHSYKHPSFTKIGADKIKEEIEKTNDIIEKYTGEKPRLFRFPSGDYNKDAFLKVRNLGYMTIQWDVDSVDWKELSAETEYNRVMKNVKPGSIILFHNAKYTPDSLDRIIKELKEKGYEFKTVGEMIYFEDYSVDNQGIQHKVKLNSDGD; the protein is encoded by the coding sequence GTGATATGGAAGAAAAAGAGGATAGAAATAGATTTAATTTTAATTATTTTTTTAATAGTCATATCTATTGGAATTAATAAAACGACACAGGCAATGGTAAACAGTCATGAAGAAAATCCTATATATTGTGTTGATACAAAGGAGAATGCAGTTAGCTTAACTTTTGATGTGAATTGGACTGAAAAAGATAATATTGATGTAATATTAAACATATTAAATAAATATAATATAAAAGGAACATTCTTTGTAATGGGTGGATGGGTTAATTATAGTGAAGATAATGTTAATAAGTTAAAGGCAATAAAAGAAGGGGGGCATGAAATAGGAAATCATAGTTATAAGCATCCAAGCTTTACAAAGATAGGAGCAGATAAAATTAAGGAAGAAATAGAAAAAACAAATGATATTATTGAAAAATATACAGGCGAAAAACCAAGATTATTTAGATTTCCAAGTGGAGATTATAATAAAGATGCTTTTTTGAAGGTGAGAAACTTAGGATATATGACTATCCAGTGGGATGTTGATTCTGTTGATTGGAAGGAGTTATCAGCTGAAACAGAATATAATAGAGTAATGAAAAATGTTAAGCCTGGTTCTATTATTCTTTTTCATAATGCAAAGTACACTCCAGATAGTTTAGATAGGATTATAAAAGAATTAAAAGAAAAAGGATATGAGTTTAAAACTGTAGGTGAAATGATATACTTTGAAGACTATAGTGTAGATAATCAAGGAATTCAACATAAAGTGAAACTTAATTCAGATGGAGATTAA
- a CDS encoding single-stranded DNA-binding protein (binds to single stranded DNA and may facilitate the binding and interaction of other proteins to DNA) produces MDNLMLNNKIYLEGKVTSGLEFSHEMYGEGFYTFDLDVMRLSDSVDTLNITVSERLLSDIKLEVGIDVIVEGQLRSYNKFIDGSNKLILTVFARNIEPCLERSKNPNEIFLDGYICKEPIYRTTPFGREIADVLLAVNRAYNKSDYIPTIAWGRNSRFCQTLSVGDNIKVWGRLQSREYQKKVSDSEVIRKIAYEVSISKMERAQKEDVAREEGAV; encoded by the coding sequence ATGGATAATTTAATGCTAAATAACAAGATTTACCTTGAGGGTAAAGTAACATCTGGATTAGAGTTTAGCCATGAAATGTATGGGGAGGGGTTCTATACTTTTGATTTAGATGTAATGAGATTAAGCGACTCAGTGGATACATTAAATATTACTGTTTCAGAAAGACTACTTAGTGATATTAAATTAGAGGTAGGAATTGACGTAATAGTAGAAGGGCAACTTAGATCTTACAACAAGTTTATAGATGGTTCGAATAAACTTATACTTACTGTGTTCGCAAGAAATATTGAACCATGTTTGGAAAGAAGCAAAAATCCTAATGAAATATTCTTAGATGGATATATATGCAAGGAACCTATTTATAGAACAACACCTTTTGGCCGTGAAATTGCAGATGTGCTTTTAGCTGTAAATAGAGCGTATAATAAATCAGATTATATTCCAACTATTGCATGGGGAAGAAACTCAAGGTTCTGCCAAACTTTAAGTGTTGGTGATAATATTAAGGTTTGGGGAAGACTTCAAAGTAGAGAATACCAAAAAAAGGTTTCAGACAGTGAAGTAATTAGAAAAATTGCATATGAAGTTTCAATTTCAAAAATGGAAAGAGCTCAAAAAGAAGATGTAGCAAGGGAAGAAGGGGCAGTATAG